ACACCACTAATGAAATAATCATAACCAAGCATGGCGAGGCCATAGCCCGTATCACATCTATAAAAGGTAAACGCATGCGCCCTACCCACGAAGACCTTCATCTGCTGACCAAAAAACTGGCGATACCTTCTGAAAAGTTAATTAGGGACGAACGCGATGAGCGATAGTGTTTATTTAGATACATCGGCATTGGCAAAATGGTATTTAAACGAACACGGTACGAAACAAGTAACAGATTTCATTTTATCAGCTGATCGCGTTGTGATTAGTAGTCTTACCATTACAGAAATGCGATGCTTACTGGCCCGTCGTAAACGAATGCATGATTTCAACGAAAAAATAGAACATCAATTATATGCTACTTTTTTAAACGACATCGATATTGGTCACCTCACAGTGGAAGTTTTTTCAGATCAATGTTTTATTCATGCAGCGCATCTTATCGATAGTTTTCCCAGCGTTCCATTACGCACTCTTGACGCATTGCATTTAAGCATTATCCAACAAAAGAATATACCTCGTCTTGCTACAGCAGATGAAGTGATGCTCAAGGCTGCTAAAAAAATGAATATTAAGGTGAAAAAATTTTAATGGTTATAGTAACCTAGTTTACTTGTGAATCTTCAGTTAACATTTATTAGTGGAAAAAT
The genomic region above belongs to Gammaproteobacteria bacterium and contains:
- a CDS encoding prevent-host-death protein, translated to MQTLSIREVRSALSHLDEVLNTTNEIIITKHGEAIARITSIKGKRMRPTHEDLHLLTKKLAIPSEKLIRDERDER
- a CDS encoding type II toxin-antitoxin system VapC family toxin gives rise to the protein MSDSVYLDTSALAKWYLNEHGTKQVTDFILSADRVVISSLTITEMRCLLARRKRMHDFNEKIEHQLYATFLNDIDIGHLTVEVFSDQCFIHAAHLIDSFPSVPLRTLDALHLSIIQQKNIPRLATADEVMLKAAKKMNIKVKKF